A region of Maridesulfovibrio sp. DNA encodes the following proteins:
- a CDS encoding glycosyltransferase — MIDQTANKENILKSRLAEINWTDRFNSYNNAISGIKQLESQSQKLPQASVVIVASKNFSPEIVGKLKQEAPATEIILVSESTQAEQAEKPEADTKITLHAGFTDGMARNIGAVFCKAPLLIFLDGEAVPAANFTSAHLEEHSRYQAIMIRGTCLPKTKSPLNSKAEHYFLGDKTFPHFCDLEENMSINAESFFQVDGWDEHIKYGHDGIDLSYRLLQKFPNPQQLLYSPLPVIRNDYVESEEELVNKQHRMAVSWRYLQSKHAGMDHFIPRWEREWSKLPPVDKESQETLVPAGNFTSANGPRKVDNPEYESMLRLAKRYKDSGNMEKARQYEERARKIEQAAPPAEHPSVMQEETALPTDGQLLALADLLMLGEYEQVLAFRHVGHPQLISMQSAAAMRMGNLELAATLIERIEDSNERRLKRKALTLLPKLAEPLSGNPRVHLIILCHNREKELTQAFRELAKTKYENYAVYIADNGSTDRTWERLQEAVKLFPPHIPVEIERLPTNIGRPAGHNWLLTKYDHSKSDFIAIGDDDLVSVPENWLIDMLKTAELFPNAAAVGGKSLDPGLPPVIHAGVRNIVKFEAYELGMTNSAPALDLGQFDFIDLVDHVIGCLHIYKSELFLDKVGLFDISLSPCQCVDIEHHLRAKTLGYDIVFNGFIQFQHMRAMGKSVSKNKALSGNSLGNVVKILAKYDQEQVADVLSKDRAKREEWLDEE, encoded by the coding sequence ATGATTGACCAGACTGCAAATAAAGAAAATATCCTCAAAAGCAGATTAGCGGAAATCAACTGGACCGACCGCTTCAACAGTTACAACAATGCAATCTCCGGTATCAAACAACTTGAATCGCAAAGCCAGAAGCTCCCTCAAGCTTCTGTTGTTATAGTTGCTTCCAAAAACTTCTCCCCTGAAATTGTTGGAAAATTAAAGCAGGAAGCCCCCGCAACCGAGATCATCCTTGTCTCCGAATCAACTCAAGCGGAACAGGCTGAAAAACCGGAAGCAGACACCAAGATTACCCTGCATGCAGGATTCACCGACGGTATGGCCCGAAACATCGGAGCCGTATTCTGCAAAGCACCCTTACTTATATTTTTGGACGGTGAAGCTGTTCCTGCCGCTAATTTTACCAGCGCCCATCTGGAAGAACACTCCAGATATCAGGCAATTATGATTCGGGGCACATGTCTTCCAAAAACCAAATCCCCGCTAAACAGTAAAGCCGAACATTACTTTCTCGGCGACAAAACCTTCCCGCATTTTTGCGACCTTGAAGAGAATATGAGCATCAATGCAGAATCTTTTTTTCAGGTCGACGGTTGGGATGAGCACATTAAATACGGACATGACGGCATAGACCTGAGTTACCGTTTACTGCAAAAATTTCCCAATCCGCAACAACTGCTCTACTCACCCCTGCCGGTAATTCGGAATGATTACGTGGAAAGCGAGGAGGAACTTGTCAACAAACAGCATAGAATGGCTGTTTCATGGCGATACCTGCAGAGCAAGCATGCCGGGATGGACCATTTTATTCCCCGCTGGGAACGGGAATGGTCCAAACTGCCACCAGTAGATAAAGAATCGCAGGAAACGCTCGTCCCCGCAGGAAATTTTACTTCAGCAAACGGGCCCCGGAAAGTTGATAATCCGGAATATGAATCCATGCTGCGCCTTGCAAAACGTTACAAGGACTCAGGCAATATGGAAAAAGCCCGGCAATATGAAGAACGGGCCAGAAAGATTGAACAGGCTGCGCCTCCGGCAGAACACCCTTCAGTTATGCAGGAAGAAACAGCTCTTCCCACAGACGGCCAGCTTCTGGCCCTTGCCGACCTGCTTATGCTGGGAGAATACGAACAGGTTCTCGCTTTCCGGCATGTCGGGCACCCGCAGCTGATCAGTATGCAGAGTGCTGCAGCCATGCGTATGGGAAATCTGGAACTGGCGGCCACACTGATTGAGCGCATTGAAGACTCCAATGAACGGAGGCTCAAACGCAAGGCACTGACCCTGCTGCCCAAGCTTGCCGAACCGCTTTCGGGCAATCCACGCGTTCACCTGATAATCCTCTGCCACAACAGGGAAAAGGAACTCACACAGGCTTTCAGAGAACTGGCGAAGACCAAATATGAAAACTATGCCGTCTATATTGCCGACAACGGCTCCACAGACCGTACATGGGAACGCCTGCAGGAAGCTGTAAAGCTGTTTCCACCGCACATCCCCGTTGAAATAGAGCGCTTACCCACCAACATAGGCAGGCCGGCAGGCCACAACTGGCTGCTGACCAAATATGACCACAGCAAATCAGATTTCATTGCCATCGGTGACGATGATCTTGTCAGTGTTCCTGAAAACTGGCTTATTGATATGCTCAAGACTGCGGAACTCTTCCCCAATGCAGCTGCAGTGGGCGGCAAGTCTCTCGATCCGGGACTTCCCCCGGTCATTCATGCCGGAGTACGAAATATCGTTAAATTTGAAGCCTATGAGTTAGGTATGACCAACAGTGCTCCCGCTCTTGATCTCGGACAATTCGACTTCATTGATCTGGTGGATCATGTCATCGGCTGCCTGCATATTTACAAGAGCGAACTGTTCCTTGATAAAGTTGGATTATTCGACATTTCCCTGTCTCCCTGCCAATGCGTGGACATTGAACACCACTTACGGGCCAAAACACTCGGATATGACATTGTATTCAATGGATTTATCCAATTTCAGCATATGCGGGCCATGGGCAAAAGCGTTTCGAAAAACAAAGCCCTTTCAGGCAACTCGTTGGGCAATGTAGTAAAAATCCTTGCAAAATATGATCAGGAGCAAGTTGCTGACGTCCTTTCCAAAGATCGCGCCAAGCGTGAAGAATGGCTGGATGAGGAATAA